The sequence below is a genomic window from Anaerocolumna chitinilytica.
ACTCCAAAAAACAGCATGCATCCTAATGCCTCCTTTTTAGTTCTTTTTCTGCCAGCTTTATTTCATTCTTTCCCAATTTAAAAACCTCCTGTAAGATATCCCATATGAAAAATTTCACACTTGGTGAGAGTTCTCGATAACTTAAGCTATTATTATATTGCAGTGCAGCCATAGCTTCTCTATCAGAATCATCCAAATAGAAATAATAGCTTTTCTTCTCATCCAATCCCTTTACCTGCAAAAGCTTATGTATATATTCTTCTTTCATGCCCTCCGGAATCTCTCTCAAAAGAAGATAAACATTCTTAAATTGTATCCCAAGAGGCTCAATAACAGCTATGTTGTGCAAACCAGTATCCGTTACTAAGAACAGCGTATTACAGCCTTGTAAGCCCAAATGATTAACATTATTCCCATAATCTGCAAGAACAAAGTCATATTCCTCCGACGGTACCAGATTGATATCTTGTAAAAAATTTATTCCTTTATAACAAATCTCGGTCCTATTTCTTACTTTCGCATCAGACAAAGGAACACAAAAAGTCAGGGCTTTCTGACAGGAATTATCTGAAAGTAATATTTTTCTCTTCGCAGCGGTAAGCATCGCAGCAAGGTATATAATTAAGTCATAACTGTCCGTCCCTGCAAACCCTATACAATTAGCTTTACTCGGCATATTCAACCTCCTGGTCTTGTTCATAGGAAGCTCTGTCCTGATTAAAATTATAACCTTCCTCTATTGTATCCTTTGAAATTCCAGCTGAAGCTTCATCATCCAGTGGTATAGTGTATTGTGTTGATACCTCTGACGACTCTTGTCCCTTAGTTTCCTCCGATGTATCTGTTACCTTATCAGATACTTCTGTGCTCTTCTGTTTAGAAGCTCCTACTTTTCCGGTAATATAATATAGAGGACTACTGTTAGAACTATCTATGATTCCACCGCTTTCTGCATAAGTATCTGATTGGCTGCTGCCATATTGACTATAATAATTTCTCAATCTCTCTTCCAGACTTCGTCTATCCAATTCATTTAGATATTCTCTGGCTTTTACTATAACATTTGGATCTTTTTCTATCAGTTTTAATACATTTTCATTTGGAGAATAGGTTACTGAAGAAGGGGTTTGATAAGAAGCTGCTATGTATCTTGTAGTATATAGATAGGACCCGGAGTTTAAATAACAATCAACCAAAGCCGAAGAGATAAGGTGGATTTCTTCCGGTAACAGATTCATATATAAATAACCATTTTCCCAATCAATACGACTGATATAGCTCTTACTTAGTACAATATAGTCCTCACCGTCAGGGTATCGCAGCCTGATATCCGTATAATCTCCTTTCTTAATATTCTCACCTGCAATATTTAATGAAAATTCCAGTTCACGCTGGCCATCCTCTATTGTAGTATTCTGGGTCATGTTTTTTAGGACCTGGGTTCCTTTCGGTATATCCACTAATGCCTGTCCTCCGATATCTTCAGCCTTTATGAAACTGCTCTGTTTCTGTCCGGATAAAGTAGTTTTAAGCTTTACCATCTTCTTGGTGATAATCTCACCGGCCCTAATATCAGAAGAAGCTTCATAAACTGTGACAGTATAGCCGGCCATTTCCTGTGAAATAACTTTTATTTTTTCTTCATAGAAGTCTTTGATTTCGGAATATCCCAGGAAAATACTGACTGGTAAAAGAATGCAGAAACTTAAGGCTAGTACCCTTTTTACTATCTGCCTCTTTGGAAGCGGCCTTTTTAGCCTTTTACTCATTTTATTTGTCCTTTCTATCATATTGAAAACAGCTCTGATTTCAGTTTTTACATCCAAGGGACTTATCTTGTATTCGTTGCAAAACAGCAGATACATGCCTTATGCTGTTTATAAAGGGATAGTTTGGATGTTCACTCTTACATCTGTAATTACGCATCATAAACTCTACGACCCTTCCCTGCAAAATTGCCTGGCTATACTCCATATTATAGGGAATTGGGATTATCCTTGAGAGCTGAAAGGAATACTTACTGGAAATATTACTGATTTGTGAATTGTTATTTTTCGATAGGTTCAGAAGAATAATGCATTTTGATAAAAGAGAAGAATAATTACGAAAAAACTGCTCTATCACATCCTGTTGCGGCATTAGGGTAACTACTACAATGTCGACT
It includes:
- a CDS encoding CpaB family protein, translating into MSKRLKRPLPKRQIVKRVLALSFCILLPVSIFLGYSEIKDFYEEKIKVISQEMAGYTVTVYEASSDIRAGEIITKKMVKLKTTLSGQKQSSFIKAEDIGGQALVDIPKGTQVLKNMTQNTTIEDGQRELEFSLNIAGENIKKGDYTDIRLRYPDGEDYIVLSKSYISRIDWENGYLYMNLLPEEIHLISSALVDCYLNSGSYLYTTRYIAASYQTPSSVTYSPNENVLKLIEKDPNVIVKAREYLNELDRRSLEERLRNYYSQYGSSQSDTYAESGGIIDSSNSSPLYYITGKVGASKQKSTEVSDKVTDTSEETKGQESSEVSTQYTIPLDDEASAGISKDTIEEGYNFNQDRASYEQDQEVEYAE